The Leptidea sinapis chromosome 6, ilLepSina1.1, whole genome shotgun sequence genome segment aaggaaggtgtacgcgctttttttgaaggtacccatgtcgcaacgtcccggaaacaccgcacaaggaagttcattccacagctttgtagtacgtggaagaaagctccttgtaaaccgcactgtggaggaccgccacacatccagatggtgaggatgatatcctaacttgtggcgtgtcgtgcgaaggtggaattcggcggcaggaattaggtaaaacagctcttcggaacactccccgtgataaatgcggtagaagacacacaatgaagcgacgtctctacgcaacgccaagtgatccagccgttcacagagtactgggtccccgacaattcgcgctgctctgcgttgtacgcggtcaaatggatcgagctgatactggggtgcgccagaccagagatgacagcaatactccatgtgtggccggacctgcgctttgtacagcgctagaatgtgggccggcttgaagtattgccgcgctctattaatgacgcccagtttctttgaagccaatttggctttgccctccagatggccacggaattggcaatcgctcgagatttcgagacccagtattccgatactaggcgaggcttttggggaagtgttgtcgaagagcggtgatgcgacaaatggggttttttttagtggtaaacgcgcaaacttgagtcttctgggggttaaattggacaaggttaaatttaccccattccgcgaccttctcaagagaggactcgatagaagacacaagtttctcccggcactggtggacgatttcccgagagagacgtgcatggcccgtgtatacggcatcaccagtgctgtcatctgcatagcaatgaatgttggaggtgtccaacatatcattgatatgcagaagaaacggtgtaggagatagcacacagccttggggcactccagcattcacgggcttcgggttcgagcaatgtccgtcgacaacgacctgtatgctgcgcccagtgaggaagctggaggtccacttgcacaagctctcgggaagcccaaatgatggaagtttagagaggagtgccttatgccatacacgatcaaaggccttcgctatatccaggctaactgccaggccttcccccttgctttcaaaagccgcagcccatctatgtgttaggtataccagaagatcacctgccgaccgaccatggcgaaacccgtattgtcggacgttgatcaactggtgaccctctaggtataccaagagctgacggctaattatgctctccatgatttcggagagcagggaggtaataacaataggcctgtagtttgccggatccgaactgtctccttttttttggatcggatggacaagggctgacttccatgagtcagggactacgcctttggaataagagtgccggaataaacgcgttaacaccggcgtcaactcaggggcacacgttctaagcacgattggagaaatgccatccggcccgctcgacttcctgacgtccaacgaaaacagagctcgcctaacagttttctgtctgaactgtacttcaggcatagagctctgacaccgcgggatggtcggcggtgtttttccgttgtcgtcaagagtcgagttggaggcgaaaagagcgcacaggagatcagctttctctttgccgtatgggccagggtgtcattcctcatgtacaacggcggcatggactgctggctgaagttaccgagagcagctttcgacaacgaccagaacttgcgtgttccggtcgggtaactggaaagctgctcgccgattttgacgacgtgctttgactttgcacgggcgatttgccgcttaaaaaatctggaagcacggttatatttcctctttagaactatgcagttcgaatactttgtgcccagcgccgcaacccaagttcgatacgcctgttttttgcagtcagatgctgctttaactgacgcatcgaaccagggctgtgatctgccaccgatcggtactacagagcttggtataaaaatatccatgccctgtagtatcacatcggctactgcaacggcgcaggcactaggatcatccgaagggaaacaaaccctgctccaagggtaggatgcaaaaaaggaacgcatcctatcccaatctgctgacttgtagtgccaaacgcggcgggtcgctggtggtctgcgacgttggcgtcgtataggcactacactcctgaccaggcaatggtcggacgttccgagaggggcgtcgacaatgacctggtaaccatcgggatgtgtagtcagcagaagatctaataaggacggcatgtggctatccacatccggaagccgcgttggcgactcaaccaattgggacagatcgtacgccaatgcaaaattatgcacagatcgccctgcgtagtctgtggtacgtgatccaagccattcggcattgtgcccgttgaaatcacccaagactacgatttcagcggaggggatctgtgcaagcacgtcgtcaattgccgcttgaacgcagcccatgagatgatcggtttctgcgttaccactatgggacctgtagacacacgcatagatgcggacgcggtcctctaaatctacgcggagccagagagtaggcaggtccctaccctcaaaattgccgagacggcgacagcagatatcctccctaacgtacacacataccccggcatgaggcaaaaaattgtgctcaattttgtacccggggtacgttaaatatgacgtatcgctaggtcgatatatctgcgtctccgtaaggaaacacaaggccggcttcgccgtctcaaggtggtggtggacggcgtttaagttggagtgaattcccctgatattgcaaaagtccacgttgagtgtggagcgggtgccgtggtgttactgcctcgtttgtccttggtcatgcgcggtactgtgccctccccagaatacgaagggcagcccgagctagagtgctcggggagggattctccgactctggtagagcatgtgtatgttaatgaactcctcctaacggctggaccgatttttcaaatttaagatgtgtgtacaggacaatgtctgttgggtccactagtatatatagataatttaacAACATTGttatagttaaatatttatttacacttattatgtttaatattaatcaTAGCTACACCATTGTCTTCTGTGGTCCCACCGAAAATGACAACACACAGAGCGGCATCATTAAGACTCTCCCAGATGTGTTCTATCTGTCGATCAACTTCAGATATTTTCTGTGATACATCATCATGTTCACtgtcatctatttttaaatgAGCCATTATGAAATTGTAATCATTGACCGTATCAGTCACTGTTGATATAACTTCCTCCACAGTGTCTACTGTAGATAACTTCaccttttttaatttctttttttttaaatgattgctCAAACTATTCTTTGCTTGAGATAGATATGAGTGATAGTCGCCTGTTATATTATCACAGCCGACAACCAATGCGGTTTTTTCTTGCTCAATTATATGATTGAATATTGACATACCGTACTCTGGTTTTGACGCTTGTTCAATCAATCTTTCTTTAAAGCATTGTCTTCTTTTCTGCACCGAGTCACCAAACTCTATacatttacttaattttaactGTACAAGTTTTAAGGCTGTCAATGCATCCTCGGCAGAACAATGTCCTGACTTGCCAGTTTGAATATCTTCATTGAGAAATTCTTTGGCTAATATTTTGAGCTTTGTTTTCCTGCCTCTATCACCCGAAAAGTTGTATATGCAACTAGTGTCTATGACATAAGGATGCATCATTTTTAAGGCATGTAAATCAAAGTTCAATGATTGTCCTATTAAAATTGCATCAGGGGGTAATAACTCTCTAAGATCATTTTGAACATCCTCGAGCCTTTTTGTCACATTTGACAAAGATGATTCTGTTATTCCTGAGAATCTAGTTAAGTAGtctgttatattattgtatggTTTAACAAATGACTCATAGACAACTTCGTAGTTTTCATTTACGACAGACACCCTTGTAAGCTCTG includes the following:
- the LOC126965008 gene encoding RNA exonuclease 5: MSVLVASDEPLKKKRCIRYPEPNEKSPHKNSSNYVGKLNGISKPKFRLKNAGKFASLSQDCGGRLPLVLTDIQNLLLHSFLGNQNHTHPARWYHFDNSSHISQTMCIIFEGISINHWKTFKEKSKFDKLFNNCVEIFTPAIYNGSLVKDLALVPLSQTEKETLIQKYGDMNSAMDVRKDIMMKGEFLTNGEDTSMNKTNPELNINDNFPRTKLILSSYQLIEENFPVPLKGKFKKMYADYVLSKNKYEAVTPKSPMFGLDCEMCITKAGSELTRVSVVNENYEVVYESFVKPYNNITDYLTRFSGITESSLSNVTKRLEDVQNDLRELLPPDAILIGQSLNFDLHALKMMHPYVIDTSCIYNFSGDRGRKTKLKILAKEFLNEDIQTGKSGHCSAEDALTALKLVQLKLSKCIEFGDSVQKRRQCFKERLIEQASKPEYGMSIFNHIIEQEKTALVVGCDNITGDYHSYLSQAKNSLSNHLKKKKLKKVKLSTVDTVEEVISTVTDTVNDYNFIMAHLKIDDSEHDDVSQKISEVDRQIEHIWESLNDAALCVVIFGGTTEDNGVAMINIKHNKCK